The Bacteroidota bacterium genome includes a window with the following:
- a CDS encoding sulfite oxidase: protein MTNPEADPAVGLHQQKQSRRSFLKVAGAGSALILGQGCEPADDSPEDEAFPPAFFKDTSPFIQHGTNNLEAKIENLGGFITPNDQFFVRNNSQSIAIAPADYNLQVGGEGVADALSFSLDEIKNMPSRSVYAYIECGGNQRAFFGSAMGQPARGTQWTRGGVGMAIWTGVPLREVLQRAGIKPEAVDVQLIGLDQESPEGGFRRPLPVAKALDPDTILAYQMNGAPLPQDHGFPLRAIVPGWVGSANIKWLGNIVVTTERVWSRNNTTSYVLIGDDYPAEGKSKGRVATSQSIKSTLILPWPADLKAGHHMIRGYAYSPHAPVASVKWRTGEGAWQEAQFIDPPIKYAWRRFEFLWDAPAGSHMLSTVATDEAGNTQPDAIPHNEKGYLYNVPLEHPVTVT, encoded by the coding sequence ATGACCAACCCCGAAGCCGATCCCGCTGTTGGGCTACATCAGCAAAAACAATCTCGCAGATCCTTTCTCAAAGTTGCCGGCGCCGGAAGCGCGCTGATCCTCGGGCAGGGCTGTGAGCCGGCTGATGATTCCCCGGAAGATGAGGCATTCCCTCCGGCTTTTTTTAAAGACACCTCTCCGTTTATACAACACGGCACCAACAACCTCGAAGCAAAAATCGAAAATCTTGGCGGATTTATCACCCCCAATGATCAGTTTTTTGTCCGTAATAACTCCCAGAGCATCGCTATTGCCCCAGCAGACTACAACTTGCAAGTAGGCGGTGAAGGGGTTGCCGATGCTTTAAGTTTTTCGCTTGATGAAATCAAAAATATGCCGAGTAGATCGGTGTATGCGTATATCGAATGTGGTGGGAATCAGCGTGCATTTTTTGGCTCTGCCATGGGGCAGCCGGCACGGGGCACACAGTGGACAAGAGGAGGCGTTGGGATGGCGATTTGGACGGGGGTACCGCTCCGTGAAGTCTTGCAACGCGCCGGTATTAAGCCGGAAGCTGTGGACGTTCAGCTTATAGGACTCGACCAGGAATCTCCTGAAGGTGGCTTTCGCCGCCCCTTGCCTGTTGCCAAGGCGCTCGACCCGGATACCATTCTGGCTTACCAGATGAACGGCGCGCCGTTACCTCAAGACCATGGATTTCCGCTTCGAGCTATCGTGCCTGGTTGGGTCGGTAGTGCAAACATCAAATGGCTGGGCAATATTGTGGTTACAACGGAGCGGGTGTGGAGCCGGAATAACACCACGTCATACGTATTGATCGGAGACGATTATCCGGCTGAAGGTAAGTCAAAAGGAAGAGTCGCTACTAGCCAGTCTATCAAGAGCACGCTCATTTTGCCCTGGCCCGCTGATTTAAAGGCAGGGCACCACATGATTCGCGGGTATGCTTATTCCCCGCATGCACCTGTTGCATCTGTAAAGTGGCGTACAGGAGAAGGAGCCTGGCAGGAAGCGCAGTTTATTGATCCGCCCATCAAGTATGCGTGGCGTCGTTTTGAGTTTTTGTGGGATGCGCCGGCTGGAAGCCATATGCTAAGTACGGTTGCAACAGACGAAGCCGGCAACACACAACCAGACGCCATTCCACACAATGAGAAAGGGTATCTGTACAACGTGCCCCTGGAGCATCCTGTAACAGTAACCTGA